From a region of the Methanothrix sp. genome:
- a CDS encoding GvpL/GvpF family gas vesicle protein: MPPKRDTQRGLYVYCVIRSENADFGPIGFGNSDVHTIEYRDLCPVVSEAELKEYGVEEKDVEIHRRVVRRVMEEHDVLPVAYGMVFKGRKNLAVAMSAGYAAMKKAWPVVEGRVELGVKVIKPKNVDLNGRDEEIRRDIVERLSTVSVDFKNLDLFSDRLILNTAFLVERSRIDNFSERVSAIIEEHSDLRTNYSGPWPPYNFVDIHILGKSRKGFR; encoded by the coding sequence TTGCCGCCAAAGAGAGACACCCAGAGAGGGCTTTACGTCTACTGCGTGATCAGATCAGAAAATGCGGATTTCGGACCAATCGGCTTCGGCAACAGTGATGTTCACACCATCGAATACAGAGACCTGTGCCCTGTTGTAAGCGAGGCGGAACTGAAGGAGTATGGTGTCGAGGAAAAAGACGTGGAAATCCACAGGAGGGTCGTCAGGAGGGTGATGGAGGAGCATGATGTTCTTCCGGTCGCATATGGTATGGTGTTCAAGGGAAGAAAGAACCTTGCTGTGGCCATGAGTGCTGGATATGCTGCGATGAAGAAGGCATGGCCTGTTGTGGAGGGGCGGGTCGAGCTGGGGGTCAAGGTGATCAAGCCGAAGAATGTAGATTTGAACGGCCGGGATGAGGAGATTCGAAGGGATATCGTGGAACGTCTCAGCACAGTATCAGTGGACTTCAAAAACCTCGACCTTTTCAGTGACCGCTTGATTCTCAATACCGCGTTTCTCGTGGAGCGTTCCAGGATAGATAATTTCTCGGAGCGTGTAAGCGCGATTATCGAGGAGCACAGCGATCTGAGGACAAACTATTCCGGACCGTGGCCACCATACAACTTCGTCGACATACACATCCTGGGGAAGAGCAGGAAGGGATTCAGATAG
- a CDS encoding gas vesicle protein yields MTEKPGLRDMLRIARTSAEELLGKRFESISSISRTEGGWIVNVEVLERRAIPDTQDIVGRYEMSFDEYGEITGYRRMELRHRGSLERVEEV; encoded by the coding sequence ATGACCGAAAAGCCTGGTCTCAGGGATATGCTCAGAATCGCCAGAACCTCTGCTGAGGAGCTCCTTGGAAAGAGGTTCGAATCGATAAGCAGCATATCCAGAACAGAGGGTGGCTGGATCGTTAACGTGGAGGTGCTGGAGCGCAGGGCCATACCGGACACGCAGGATATCGTTGGAAGATATGAGATGAGTTTCGACGAGTACGGCGAGATCACCGGCTACCGGAGAATGGAGCTCCGCCATCGAGGAAGCCTGGAGAGGGTAGAGGAGGTCTGA
- a CDS encoding Hsp20/alpha crystallin family protein, with the protein MSDGYEDRLERIERRLDEIEKALKTLRGESAEKKKPAEEPSIVGGIVSQFIPGLGGIIKALEASSPEFKRRIAETDAEVRHRIEVGWSSKPVVDYGISIRPLSKPGARRPARPPEVRIPGAPRKEPIVDVMDDGESITVVAELPGVEEDELSVALREGVLDIRAGEFMKLVRLPPDAGDICGRSFKNGILQVRINRVRG; encoded by the coding sequence ATGTCAGATGGTTATGAAGATCGTCTGGAGAGGATAGAACGCAGGCTGGATGAGATAGAGAAGGCTCTTAAAACCCTCAGGGGCGAGAGCGCAGAGAAAAAGAAACCCGCGGAGGAGCCGTCGATAGTTGGAGGAATCGTGAGCCAGTTCATCCCTGGGCTCGGAGGGATAATAAAAGCCCTTGAGGCATCCTCGCCTGAGTTCAAGAGGCGAATAGCAGAGACTGACGCAGAGGTGCGACACAGGATAGAGGTTGGATGGAGCAGCAAGCCCGTTGTCGATTACGGTATATCGATAAGGCCTCTGAGCAAACCGGGGGCACGAAGACCAGCAAGACCGCCCGAGGTCAGGATACCAGGAGCCCCCAGAAAGGAGCCGATAGTCGATGTGATGGATGACGGGGAGAGCATAACAGTCGTCGCGGAGCTCCCGGGTGTGGAGGAGGATGAGCTCTCTGTAGCGCTCAGGGAGGGAGTTCTGGATATCCGGGCAGGGGAGTTCATGAAGCTTGTGAGGCTCCCACCCGACGCGGGGGACATCTGCGGCAGGAGCTTCAAGAACGGCATACTCCAGGTGAGGATCAACCGTGTGAGGGGCTGA
- the oadA gene encoding sodium-extruding oxaloacetate decarboxylase subunit alpha, whose amino-acid sequence MGRVKLTETVFRDAHQSLLATRMRTRDMLPIAELLDQVGYFSMEVWGGATFDTCIRYLNEDPWERLRALKLAMPNTQMQMLLRGQNLVGYRHYADDVVEKFVEKAAKNGVDVFRIFDAVNDIRNMEKSIRVAKRMGAHVQGAVCYTISPVHTIEQFTEFTVRLAEMDCDSICIKDMAGLISPHYASELVRSIKREVNLPVCLHTHCTAGLAQMSYLAAVEAGADILDTAISPLSGGSSQPSTESVVAAFRETPYDTGLDLELLTEIKRYFDRLMDVYAPVFNPIAAKIDTNVLVYQVPGGMLSNLVAQLIEQKAIDRYDEVLAEIPRVRADLGYPPLVTPTSQIVGTQAVLNVLTGERYKVVPKEVRDYVKGLYGRPPAEIDPKIRMKILEDEEPITVRPADLLPPEYEAAVREVDALGLAKKEEDYLTYALYPQIAIKFLKGQATEEPLVKKDTKAAVAVKGTAPVAFNVEVDGEAYIVKVAPVGMSIQEAQPMAPRDGVTVPMQGVLIRYKVKRGDRVNKGDVVAILEAMKMENPVYADRSGTVKEIYIETGKTVSPGDVLMSIE is encoded by the coding sequence ATGGGCAGGGTAAAGCTTACCGAGACCGTCTTCAGAGACGCACACCAGTCGCTTCTCGCGACCAGGATGAGGACCCGGGATATGTTACCCATTGCTGAGCTTCTCGACCAGGTCGGCTATTTCTCGATGGAGGTCTGGGGCGGTGCCACGTTTGACACATGCATACGTTACCTGAATGAGGATCCCTGGGAGCGTTTGAGAGCTCTGAAGTTGGCGATGCCCAACACGCAGATGCAGATGCTTCTCAGAGGGCAGAACCTTGTGGGATACAGGCACTATGCCGATGATGTGGTGGAAAAGTTCGTCGAGAAGGCAGCCAAAAACGGCGTGGATGTCTTCCGCATATTCGATGCCGTCAACGATATACGAAACATGGAGAAGTCCATCCGGGTCGCTAAGCGGATGGGCGCGCATGTGCAGGGCGCAGTCTGCTACACCATAAGCCCGGTTCACACCATAGAGCAGTTCACGGAGTTCACCGTGCGCCTGGCGGAGATGGACTGCGACTCGATATGCATAAAGGATATGGCGGGTCTCATATCCCCCCACTATGCGAGTGAGCTTGTGAGGTCGATAAAGCGCGAGGTGAACCTGCCCGTCTGCCTGCACACCCACTGCACCGCGGGCCTCGCCCAGATGAGCTACCTTGCAGCTGTGGAGGCAGGCGCAGACATCCTGGACACAGCGATCTCCCCACTCTCGGGAGGCAGCTCGCAGCCATCCACAGAGAGCGTCGTGGCAGCGTTCAGAGAGACCCCATACGATACAGGTCTGGATCTGGAGCTGCTCACGGAGATAAAGCGCTACTTCGACAGGCTCATGGACGTCTACGCCCCGGTCTTCAATCCGATCGCTGCCAAGATAGATACGAATGTGCTCGTGTACCAGGTACCGGGGGGCATGCTCTCCAACCTCGTGGCACAGCTGATCGAGCAGAAGGCCATCGACAGATATGATGAGGTTCTGGCCGAGATTCCAAGGGTGAGAGCAGACCTGGGCTATCCACCGCTTGTCACGCCGACGAGCCAGATAGTCGGGACCCAGGCGGTTCTCAACGTGCTCACCGGAGAGAGATACAAGGTCGTCCCGAAGGAGGTACGCGATTACGTCAAGGGTCTGTACGGGAGACCACCTGCGGAGATAGATCCAAAGATACGCATGAAGATCCTAGAGGACGAGGAGCCGATAACCGTGAGGCCTGCAGACCTCCTGCCTCCAGAGTACGAGGCTGCTGTCAGGGAGGTTGATGCGCTGGGCCTCGCGAAGAAGGAGGAGGACTATCTCACATACGCTCTCTACCCGCAGATAGCCATAAAATTCCTGAAGGGTCAGGCGACCGAGGAGCCGCTGGTCAAGAAGGACACGAAAGCTGCAGTGGCTGTGAAGGGCACCGCGCCCGTCGCATTTAACGTCGAGGTTGACGGGGAGGCGTATATCGTGAAGGTCGCCCCTGTTGGCATGAGCATACAGGAGGCTCAGCCGATGGCTCCCAGAGATGGGGTCACGGTGCCGATGCAGGGAGTGCTGATAAGGTACAAGGTGAAGAGGGGAGACAGGGTCAACAAGGGTGACGTGGTCGCGATACTCGAGGCGATGAAGATGGAGAACCCGGTGTATGCGGACAGGAGCGGTACCGTGAAGGAGATCTACATAGAAACAGGGAAAACGGTCTCTCCAGGCGATGTGCTTATGTCCATAGAGTGA